A window of the Vigna angularis cultivar LongXiaoDou No.4 chromosome 3, ASM1680809v1, whole genome shotgun sequence genome harbors these coding sequences:
- the LOC108326328 gene encoding fructokinase-1 — MPLSVPSKTLTHPVLHGPSSFPSISKPPCFKHHLLNRAFACKSLEIAAPSLSLHSNVPPNSKHVDVATLSNLCVDIVLNVPQLPPPSPVQRKAFMDRLAQSPPDKKYWEAGGNCNMAIAAARLGLNCISIGHVGNEIYGKFLSDVLHDEGIGLVGILSNDNSDNIIDRSSSDSGSYDTLLCWVLVDPLQRHGFCSRADFSKEPAFHWMSKLSSEVKIAIENSKVLFCNGYGFDELSPGAILSAMEYAVEVGTSIFFDPGPRGKELSTGTPDEQRALNQLLRMSDVILLTSDEAESLTGIEDPILAGQEFLKRGIRTKWVIVKMGSKGSIIITASSIACAPGFKVNVIDTVGCGDSFVAAIAYGFIHNMPLVNTLAIANAVGAATAMGCGAGRNVATLEKVVDLIRSSNISEDDEFWFDILEKNVVSQEITYLSNVMNGKRNHLNLVSFDKVVSEILPRLDLQQTVGNLST, encoded by the exons ATGCCTCTCTCAGTCCCTTCCAAAACCCTCACTCACCCAGTCCTTCATGGACCTTCCTCATTCCCCTCCATTTCCAAACCTCCATGCTTCAAACATCACCTTCTCAATCGCGCATTCGCCTGCAAAAGCCTCGAAATCGCCGCGCCCAGCCTCTCCCTCCATTCCAACGTTCCACCGAATTCCAAACACGTCGACGTCGCCACTCTCAGCAACCTCTGCGTGGACATCGTCCTCAATGTCCCCCAGCTCCCCCCTCCCTCGCCGGTTCAACGCAAGGCCTTCATGGACCGTTTGGCTCAGTCTCCCCCTGACAAg AAATATTGGGAAGCAGGTGGGAACTGCAATATGGCTATAGCAGCTGCAAGGTTAGGACTTAACTGCATTTCTATAGGTCATGTGGGTAATGAAATCTATGGGAAGTTTCTGTCGGACGTGCTTCATGATGAGGGCATTGGTTTGGTTGGGATACTTTCTAATGACAATAGTGACAATATCATCGACAGATCTAGTAGTGATAGTGGCTCTTATGATACTCTTCTATGTTGGGTTCTTGTTGATCCTCTGCAAAGACATGGATTTTGCAG TCGGGCTGATTTTAGCAAGGAGCCTGCATTTCATTGGATGAGTAAATTGTCCAGTGAAGTTAAAATAGCTATTGAAAATTCAAAGGTCTTGTTCTGTAATGGTTATGGCTTTGACGAGCTCTCTCCTGGTGCAATACTCTCAGCAATGGAATATGCTGTTGAAGTTGGCACATCAATCTTCTTTGATCCTGGGCCACGAGGGAAGGAACTCTCCACTGGGACACCTGATGAACAAAGAGCTCTTAACCAGTTATTGAGAATGAGTGATGTTATTCTTCTAACTTCTGACGAG GCTGAGTCATTAACTGGCATAGAAGATCCAATATTAGCAGGGCAGGAGTTTCTCAAAAGAGGGATCCGCACGAAATGGGTGATTGTAAAAATGGGTTCTAAGGGTTCAATTATAATAACGGCCTCTAGCATAGCTTGTGCACCTGGATTCAAG GTGAATGTTATTGATACTGTTGGTTGTGGAGACAGCTTTGTAGCTGCTATTGCCTATGGTTTTATACATAATATGCCACTGGTTAATACATTGGCAATTGCAAATGCAGTGGGTGCTGCTACAGCCATGGGCTGTGGTGCTGGTAGGAATGTAGCAACACTAGAGAAGGTAGTAGACTTAATAAGATCATCAAACATCAGCGAAGATGATGAATTTTGGTTTGACATACTTGAAAAGAATGTGGTATCTCAGGAAATAACATATCTGTCAAATGTTATGAACGGAAAAAGAAACCATCTCAACCTTGTCTCATTTGACAAAGTTGTCTCTGAAATCTTGCCCAGGCTTGATCTACAACAAACAGTAGGGAATTTGTCAACTTGA